Part of the Catenulispora sp. EB89 genome is shown below.
CCGGCCCTGCGACCCGGCCATCATCTGCCGGGCCAGCGTCGACTTCCCGGAGGCCGGGAGCCCGCGCATGATGTGCACCACCGGCTTGGCGGCCGGCACGCCGGGGCCGGTGGGCACCGGGTCCGGGCCGGCGTCCGGGAGCGCGTCGTCGAAGTAGTCGTCGTCCATCAGCCCTCATTCATCGCTTCGGTCGTTGCGCTTCAGTCATCGCGGTTCGGTCATTGCGCTTCGGTCATTGCGCTTCGGTCATTGCGCTTCGGTCATTGCGCTTCGGTCATTGCGCTTCGGTCATTGCGCAGGGCTGGCGGCAGCCGCCGCCAGCCCTGGTTGAGCCCGTCAGGCCCCGTCAGCCCTCGTCAGCCCTCGTCGTCGTCCCGGAACGCATCGGTCGCCTCCGGCTTCACCGCACGCCACACGTGCATCGCGATTGGCCGACCGTCCACCAGCAGGAACATCCCGGCACGCACGAACCCGTCGAACTCCTTCGCGGCCCGCGCGTACGCGCCCCGGTCCCCGGCCAGGTGCGCCAGCGAGCGGTGCGCGTCCTCGATCGTCGCGGTGAGCTCGGCGGCGCGCGCCTTCAGCTCGTCACAGACGCCGCGCACCCACGCGTCGTACTCGTCCGGCACGCCCTCCAGCAGCGGCGCCAGCGGCCCGCCGGGGACCCGCCGCATCCCGACGACCTCGTTGGTCTGCACCCCGACGGCCTGCGCGATCTGCACGTCGGTGGCCTCCGGGTACAGCTCGACGGCCAGCGCGCGCCACAGGTGCCGCGGCCCGACGCTGGTCAGCCGGTAGTGCAGAGAGACGTAGCCGGTGAGCTTCGTCTTGGTACGAACTCCAGAGGCGAAGCGGATGACCCAGCCCTCGGCGTCGGTGCCGGTGGCGCCGACGCCGTCGAGGTGCTGGTTCTTCTCCGCGAACGCCGCCAGCACGCCGAAGGTGTCGGACCAGTCGTAGGTACGGACCACGGAGCCGATGCCGTCCCAGGCCGGGGCGGCCTCGCGCAGCGGCAGCTCGCTGCCGTCGGCCCGGAACGCGGCCAGCAGCACCAGGTCGCGGCGGTCGCCGTAGTTCACGACGATGCGGTTCTCGGGGTAGACGATCTCCGCGAGGTAGGTCACCGACGGGTCCAGCGCCGAGGTGTCCTTCTTGGCCAGGTGGCGCTGGGCCCAGGCGGCCTGGTCGGAGACGAACGAGCCCTTCGACGCCGCGTGCCAGACGCCGTCGTGGTGGAACACGATGCCCAGGGAGCCGTCGACCTTGTCGTAGACCTCGAACGGCTCGTCCGGCAGCGGCGGCGCGTA
Proteins encoded:
- a CDS encoding T4 RnlA family RNA ligase: MRLTSACQVHADQYEQYWTAVTTRTRGLIVDDATGRVAAWCLPKFFNHGQHGKFDYAPPLPDEPFEVYDKVDGSLGIVFHHDGVWHAASKGSFVSDQAAWAQRHLAKKDTSALDPSVTYLAEIVYPENRIVVNYGDRRDLVLLAAFRADGSELPLREAAPAWDGIGSVVRTYDWSDTFGVLAAFAEKNQHLDGVGATGTDAEGWVIRFASGVRTKTKLTGYVSLHYRLTSVGPRHLWRALAVELYPEATDVQIAQAVGVQTNEVVGMRRVPGGPLAPLLEGVPDEYDAWVRGVCDELKARAAELTATIEDAHRSLAHLAGDRGAYARAAKEFDGFVRAGMFLLVDGRPIAMHVWRAVKPEATDAFRDDDEG